The Fibrobacter sp. UWB5 genomic sequence CACCGTGGTGATTACCGCCGAAAACCCGGACCAGAAACTGCTCCCGGGCATGACGGCGACCTGCACCATTGTGACTCAAGAAATCACCGACGCCATCGCGATACCGGTGAAGGCTCTCAAGTTCACGCCTGCCGACGGTACCCCGATGGCAGAACCGCCCCAAGGCATGCGTCCGCCGCACCCCGAATCCGGCGACTCCACCTCCGGCGACTTTATGCCCGGCAATTTCCCGAAAGGCGACTTTAAAAAGGGCAACTTCCCGCCTCCCGGCAGTTTCCCCAAGTCTTTCAAAAAACGCCCCGACGGCAAAAAGCCGAGCGGCAATCTCGTATGGGTGAGCATCGATGGCAAAGCCGCCCCGCGCCCCGTCAAGACAGGCATCAGCGACGGCGTGAACATCCAGATCCTCAAGGGACTTTCCGTGGGCGACTCCGTGGTCGTAAGTCAAGAAACGGTGGCCGCCACCAAGGAAAAATCCGCCGCCAGCAGCCCCTTCATGCCCACTCCACCGGGTAAAAAGAAGAAGTAATTAAGACTTGAACTATCCGGAAATTCCGGATAGTTTTTTTTGTAAAAAAGAAAAAATATTTCGAAAAAATATCTTCGGACGTTCAAAAAAAGCGTGTATAGTAAATGGGGGTGTAAACTTTAACCCAAGGGAATACTATGAACACGCAAAGTAATAGTCACTTTTTGAATATGTTGACAAAATCAAATCATTTGCCTATATTCTAATATGAAGTTCGCTGTAGAAAAGTTGCCGGCCGCTGCAGCCGAAATTGAAGCCTTGGAGCAATCGCAGAAAGAACTTCTTGACAAGGAGTACGAAACAATTGAAAAACAGGGGCTAGAATATGTTCGTGTAAGACCTCTTCAAAAAGAAATTTTTGAAATCAAGTCGAATGAACTACGGTCTTTGTTTAAATACAAGGCAGGAGCGATCATTGTAATTGGAGTCGTCTTTGTTAAAAAGGCGCAGAAAACTCCGAAAGAAAAGATAAAGCTTGCCGTAAAGCGATTGAAGGAGGTTTAGATGTCATATGTTTATGTGAAAGATTCCGAGGGATTCGTATACAAGAAAAAAGAATCGGATGTCGCCGCAGACGAAAAGATTATCTCGGAAAAAGAATATCTGAAAAAATCGGGCATAGCCCTTTACGAAAAGAAGTTCGGACATGGCGGTGCGCGCGAAAATGCAGGCAGAAAGACGAAATTTGCATCTCCGTTGAAATTTCAGATTCGGGTCACAAAAGAGGAAAAGGAATTCCTGGCTTTTGCAAGGAACAATAAGCTCAATTTCACGACTTTGATGAACCTTGCCATGAAGATAGATTGACTTATACCCCGGTTTTTACTAAATTTGGGTCACTTTGAGATTAGATATCGCACAAAAACTTGTTGATTCCGAAGACCGCCGGGTGGTCTGGTCCCGCTCCGATGCCCCCGAAATCTTCGACGAACTGCACCTCAAGGGCGACCTGGTAGCCGAGGTGTTGGTAAGCCCCGAAGGCGAAAGCAAGTGCCTTGTGACCGGTACAATCTCCGGAGTGCAAACTC encodes the following:
- a CDS encoding type II toxin-antitoxin system RelE/ParE family toxin translates to MKFAVEKLPAAAAEIEALEQSQKELLDKEYETIEKQGLEYVRVRPLQKEIFEIKSNELRSLFKYKAGAIIVIGVVFVKKAQKTPKEKIKLAVKRLKEV